The segment GCGTCTCCCCCAGGGATATGTGGAGATTGTTCAACTTGGTAAGACTTTGGCTCATTACCGTCGGCCGCGAACGGAAGGTCAGCGCGGAGTTTCTGTCTCCTTGGCTCCCATCACCGCGGTAGCAGCAATGCTACGCGATAACGACGCGGAGTTGGTCAAGTCTCCCCGCAAGCCTTCGGCAACCTAACCCCCGCACTCGCAGGCCTTGATGGCCGGAGGTGTGGGTTGGATGGCGAACTGATCCGGCACTCACTGCGTAGGAGTTCCTTCCGGCTTTTCTAATTCACCGTCAAAGGGCCGTCGAAGACGGTCAGGCTTAGGACCTCCGTACGGGCGATATGGGGTCCGTGGCGCTCGCCCCGCGGGGCGTAGAAAAAATCTCCGGTGGAGTAGACCTTCCCTCCCTCTTCCCAGCTTCCCGACAGGATATAGACCGACTCATTG is part of the Verrucomicrobiales bacterium genome and harbors:
- a CDS encoding cupin domain-containing protein, translating into MFPYITSAQEKQWRPGPYPGVELLVLHQNPTTGGVTVLRKFQAGITVPEHIHAQANESVYILSGSWEEGGKVYSTGDFFYAPRGERHGPHIARTEVLSLTVFDGPLTVN